The Paenibacillus sp. RUD330 genome has a segment encoding these proteins:
- the ileS gene encoding isoleucine--tRNA ligase — MQRVDVKEKARSREERVLARWREEGTFKASIENREGKPNFVFYEGPPTANGAPHIGHVLGRVIKDFIGRYKTMSGYRVIRKAGWDTHGLPVELGVEKQLGISGKQEIENYGVEAFVQKCKDSVFEYERQWRELTEAIGYWTDMDDPYITLKNSYIESVWHILSTIHSKGLLYRGHRVSPYCPCCQTTLSSHEVAQGYEDVKDLSATVKFPLKNGEGHLLAWTTTPWTLPANTAIAVNPELAYSKVKRDGEVYFVAESLVESVFKGDDKPEIVGSVKGSELVGLAYDAPFDYVPIENGHVVIGADFVSDSSGTGMVHISPAHGDDDYKAARKNGIGLLAVVNSQGRYIDEVTDWAGRFVKDGEVDIEIVRKLSEKGLLFSKEKYEHSYPFCWRCKSPLLYYATESWFIETTAVKDQLIANNNGVDWYPGHIREGRFGKFLEDLVDWNISRNRYWGTPLNVWICEETGKEYAPSSLADLRARATTELPEDFEPHKPYVDEVKLHSPFAEGAVMTRTPEVIDVWFDSGSMPFAQQHYPFENEGRFAEQYPADIICEGIDQTRGWFFSLLAVSTLYNGRAPYKAVISTGHVLDESGQKMSKSKGNVIDPWEIINEYGTDAFRWALLADSAPWNSKKFSRGIVGEAKSKVIDTIVNTHAFFALYADIDGYDPAADKHLASGAKLDRWIVSRLNSLVRGVVKGLEGWDFMGSAKAIEAFVDEMSNWYIRRSRDRFWGSGLTGDKLDAYRTLRDVLLTLSKLIAPYAPLLAEDVYGNLGGKGSVHLADYPVVDDAAIDEALERDMATARQIVELARNVRNETGIKTRQPLSELIVSLSGDFELAEYEDIIKDEINVKGIAVEHSDSGFVDFALKLNLKVAGKKFGKSVGPIQTHLKALDADTARAIVQGGSFVFTTPDGEDVPVALDELLVEKQAKPGFASASGGGLTVALNTDITPELEQEGWVREVIRAVQDTRKKLDLPIEKRVDLVLDADAELTAALQAFDSLLQDSVLLNSVSFESAEGMERAAFGEREFGLLIR, encoded by the coding sequence ATGCAGAGAGTGGATGTCAAGGAAAAGGCGAGAAGCCGCGAGGAGCGGGTGCTGGCGAGATGGAGAGAGGAAGGGACGTTCAAAGCCTCGATCGAAAACCGGGAGGGCAAGCCGAACTTCGTCTTTTATGAAGGGCCGCCGACGGCCAACGGAGCTCCCCACATCGGCCACGTGCTGGGCCGCGTCATCAAGGACTTCATCGGCCGCTACAAGACGATGTCGGGCTACCGCGTCATCCGCAAGGCGGGCTGGGATACGCATGGCCTGCCGGTCGAGCTCGGCGTGGAGAAGCAGCTCGGCATTTCCGGCAAGCAGGAGATCGAGAACTACGGCGTCGAGGCCTTTGTCCAGAAATGCAAGGACAGCGTATTCGAGTACGAGCGCCAATGGCGCGAGCTGACGGAAGCGATCGGTTATTGGACGGATATGGACGATCCCTACATCACGCTGAAGAACAGCTACATCGAGAGCGTATGGCATATCCTTTCCACCATCCACAGCAAAGGGCTGCTGTACCGCGGCCATCGCGTCAGCCCGTACTGCCCTTGCTGCCAGACGACCCTCAGCTCGCATGAAGTGGCGCAAGGCTACGAGGATGTCAAGGATCTCAGCGCGACCGTCAAGTTCCCGCTGAAAAATGGCGAAGGCCATCTGCTCGCATGGACGACGACTCCATGGACGCTTCCTGCGAACACGGCCATCGCCGTCAACCCGGAGCTGGCCTACTCCAAGGTGAAGCGGGACGGAGAGGTGTACTTCGTCGCCGAGAGCCTCGTGGAGAGCGTGTTCAAGGGAGACGACAAGCCGGAAATCGTCGGCAGCGTGAAAGGCTCCGAGCTGGTCGGGCTTGCGTATGATGCGCCGTTCGATTATGTTCCGATCGAGAACGGCCATGTCGTCATCGGCGCGGACTTCGTCAGCGACTCCAGCGGCACGGGCATGGTCCACATCTCGCCGGCCCATGGCGACGACGACTACAAGGCCGCCCGCAAAAACGGCATCGGCCTGCTGGCCGTCGTCAACTCGCAGGGCCGCTACATCGACGAGGTGACGGACTGGGCCGGCCGCTTCGTCAAGGACGGAGAGGTCGACATCGAGATCGTGCGCAAGCTGAGCGAGAAGGGGCTGCTCTTCTCCAAAGAGAAGTACGAGCACAGCTATCCGTTCTGCTGGCGCTGCAAGTCGCCGCTGCTGTACTACGCCACGGAGAGCTGGTTCATCGAGACGACGGCCGTCAAGGATCAGCTCATCGCCAACAACAACGGCGTGGACTGGTATCCGGGCCATATCCGCGAGGGACGCTTCGGCAAATTCCTCGAGGATCTCGTCGACTGGAACATCAGCCGCAACCGCTACTGGGGAACGCCGCTCAACGTCTGGATCTGCGAGGAGACCGGCAAGGAATACGCGCCGTCGAGCCTGGCCGACCTGCGGGCGCGCGCGACGACGGAGCTGCCGGAGGACTTCGAGCCTCACAAGCCGTATGTCGACGAAGTGAAGCTGCACAGTCCGTTCGCGGAAGGGGCGGTCATGACCCGCACGCCTGAAGTGATCGACGTCTGGTTCGACAGCGGCTCCATGCCGTTCGCCCAGCAGCATTATCCGTTCGAGAACGAAGGCCGATTCGCCGAGCAGTATCCGGCGGACATCATCTGCGAGGGCATCGACCAGACGCGCGGCTGGTTCTTCAGCCTGCTGGCCGTCTCGACGCTGTACAACGGACGCGCACCTTACAAGGCCGTCATCTCCACGGGCCATGTGCTCGACGAGAGCGGCCAGAAGATGTCGAAGTCCAAAGGCAACGTCATCGACCCGTGGGAAATCATCAACGAATACGGCACGGATGCGTTCCGTTGGGCTTTGCTGGCCGACAGCGCCCCATGGAACAGCAAGAAATTCTCGCGCGGCATCGTCGGAGAAGCCAAGTCGAAGGTGATCGACACGATCGTCAACACGCATGCGTTCTTCGCTCTGTATGCAGACATCGACGGATACGACCCCGCTGCCGATAAGCATCTGGCTTCCGGGGCGAAGCTGGACCGCTGGATCGTCTCCCGTCTCAACTCGCTCGTGCGCGGCGTCGTCAAAGGGCTTGAGGGCTGGGATTTCATGGGCTCCGCCAAGGCGATCGAAGCATTCGTCGACGAGATGAGCAACTGGTACATCCGCCGCTCGCGCGACCGCTTCTGGGGCAGCGGCCTGACCGGCGACAAGCTGGATGCCTACCGCACGCTGCGCGATGTGCTGCTGACGCTGTCCAAGCTGATCGCTCCATACGCGCCGCTGCTTGCGGAGGACGTCTATGGAAATCTCGGCGGAAAGGGCAGCGTCCATCTCGCCGACTATCCGGTCGTCGACGATGCCGCCATCGACGAAGCGCTCGAGCGCGATATGGCGACGGCCCGCCAGATCGTGGAGCTGGCCCGCAACGTGCGCAACGAGACGGGCATCAAGACCCGCCAGCCGCTGTCCGAGCTGATCGTCTCCCTGAGCGGCGATTTCGAGCTTGCCGAATACGAGGACATCATCAAGGATGAGATCAATGTGAAGGGCATCGCGGTGGAGCATTCCGACAGCGGCTTCGTCGACTTCGCGCTGAAGCTCAACCTCAAGGTCGCGGGCAAGAAATTCGGCAAGAGCGTCGGGCCGATCCAGACTCATCTGAAAGCTCTCGATGCCGACACGGCCCGCGCGATCGTTCAAGGAGGAAGCTTCGTCTTCACGACGCCTGACGGCGAGGACGTTCCGGTCGCCCTCGACGAGCTGCTCGTGGAGAAGCAGGCGAAGCCGGGCTTCGCGTCCGCATCGGGCGGCGGCCTCACGGTCGCGCTCAATACGGACATCACGCCGGAGCTGGAGCAGGAGGGCTGGGTGCGCGAAGTCATCCGCGCCGTGCAGGACACGCGCAAGAAGCTCGATCTGCCGATCGAGAAGCGCGTCGACCTCGTGCTTGACGCCGACGCGGAGCTGACGGCTGCGCTCCAGGCATTCGACAGCCTGCTGCAGGACAGCGTCCTGCTGAACAGCGTTTCGTTCGAAAGCGCCGAAGGCATGGAAAGAGCCGCTTTCGGAGAACGCGAGTTCGGCCTGCTCATTCGCTGA
- a CDS encoding DivIVA domain-containing protein — protein MPLTPLDIHNKEFGRRLRGYDEDEVNEFLDQVIKDYEALIRENKDLQNQILNLQEKLNHFANIEETLSKTIIVAQEAADEVRGNAKKEAQLIIKEAEKNADRIVNDSMMKSRKVSLEVEELKKQASIYRTRFRTLVEAQLELLAQDGWDKLENASSSLSLEGSNY, from the coding sequence ATGCCGCTGACGCCATTGGACATACATAACAAGGAATTCGGAAGAAGACTTCGCGGCTACGACGAGGATGAGGTCAATGAATTCCTGGACCAGGTCATCAAGGACTACGAGGCGCTCATCCGCGAGAACAAGGATCTTCAGAATCAGATCCTGAACCTGCAGGAGAAGCTCAACCACTTCGCCAATATCGAGGAGACGCTGAGCAAGACGATCATCGTCGCCCAGGAGGCGGCGGACGAGGTGAGGGGCAACGCCAAGAAGGAAGCGCAGCTGATCATCAAGGAAGCGGAGAAGAATGCCGACCGCATCGTCAACGACTCCATGATGAAATCCCGCAAGGTGTCGCTGGAAGTGGAGGAGCTCAAGAAGCAGGCCTCGATCTACCGGACCCGCTTCCGGACGCTGGTCGAGGCGCAGCTCGAGCTGCTCGCCCAGGACGGCTGGGACAAGCTGGAGAACGCCTCGAGCAGCCTGTCTCTGGAAGGCTCGAACTATTAG
- a CDS encoding YlmH/Sll1252 family protein, protein MADGLYEHFHPEERPFVDRALEWIGRSAQLHELKRTDFLDPRQASILMSLGNREPDVGVRLDGGYEGAERRRALIAPSYRYLEGEDTGISVLEVSAVSGGHLELDHGDYLGAVLGLGIKRDRIGDIHVGPDGAQLLVADEIADFLNVHFRQVHKLSVLTSVKPLTELRPVVSRMEEMSFTVASMRLDGICSDVYRISRAKIVEPIRAGRCRVNWKGEEDPSKQLREGDVVSIKGLGRFKLLEVDGMTKKGRIRVKAGKFI, encoded by the coding sequence ATGGCAGACGGCCTTTATGAGCATTTTCATCCGGAGGAGCGGCCGTTCGTCGACCGCGCCCTGGAGTGGATCGGACGCTCGGCCCAGCTTCACGAGCTGAAGCGGACGGATTTCCTCGATCCCCGGCAGGCATCGATCCTGATGTCGCTCGGAAATCGGGAGCCTGATGTCGGCGTTCGATTGGATGGAGGATACGAGGGAGCGGAGCGCAGGCGGGCGCTGATTGCTCCCTCTTATCGTTATTTGGAGGGCGAGGATACGGGCATATCCGTGCTTGAAGTGTCGGCTGTATCCGGCGGCCATCTGGAGCTGGATCACGGCGATTATCTGGGAGCCGTGCTGGGGCTTGGAATCAAGCGCGACCGCATCGGAGACATCCATGTCGGTCCGGATGGAGCCCAGCTGCTAGTCGCGGACGAGATCGCCGACTTCCTGAACGTGCATTTCCGCCAGGTCCACAAGCTCAGCGTGCTGACGTCGGTCAAGCCGCTGACGGAGCTGCGCCCGGTCGTCAGCCGCATGGAAGAGATGAGCTTCACCGTCGCGTCCATGCGGCTGGACGGCATCTGCAGCGACGTCTACCGGATCAGCCGCGCGAAGATCGTCGAGCCGATCCGGGCGGGACGCTGCCGGGTCAACTGGAAGGGCGAGGAGGATCCCTCGAAGCAGCTGCGCGAAGGGGATGTCGTGTCCATCAAGGGACTCGGCAGGTTCAAGCTGCTGGAGGTCGACGGGATGACCAAGAAAGGCCGGATACGCGTCAAGGCAGGCAAATTCATCTGA
- a CDS encoding YggT family protein, which translates to MIFGYILLSWLPNARESFIGQFLGRIVEPYLSIFRRFIPPIGGMLDISPIVALIALRFVAQGIIGVLGFFFS; encoded by the coding sequence ATGATTTTCGGATACATCCTGCTCTCGTGGCTGCCCAACGCCCGCGAGAGCTTCATCGGCCAGTTCCTCGGCAGGATCGTCGAGCCTTATCTCAGCATCTTCCGCCGCTTCATCCCGCCGATCGGCGGCATGCTGGACATCAGTCCGATCGTCGCCCTGATCGCTCTGCGCTTTGTCGCGCAAGGCATCATCGGCGTGCTGGGCTTCTTCTTCTCTTAA